A window from Parambassis ranga chromosome 13, fParRan2.1, whole genome shotgun sequence encodes these proteins:
- the stard13b gene encoding stAR-related lipid transfer protein 13 isoform X3, translating into MFRELPGSTGSECLGSMTPETQDIYLRMDHHRRRSGYRLGRIIARQQLLKKIAGEIEAKEACDWLRAAGFPQYAQLFEDSQFPIDITPVKRDHDFLDKDLVEPLCRRLNTLNKCASMKLDVNLPKKKSEDSDEEDLFAISDKWTFEWSSRRWSRLQDIDCLLGNHGESHTSRDGVPLRTTTSSESVLTDLSEPEVSSLHSESSGGSGHRGLSTEDSDCSNRTCSDSAAMPDSTSLTMPHIPKEFVHYGSLSDKHGKLSRTRAKDFLKRMETLSSKGTLGRSRKALVISAPVLQQEAQAMKTLRCVEIINGDAGTPEPPSNKVLPSQSSSEGSSHSSGSTVSTPSLKERKPHRADHKRSGMYLEDIDIFSGTQVNKVAEQNRKNEFCSYEDLVVHIPKDHKPGTFPKALSIESLSPTNGAPINWHTGSIHLDSSPISHRKDSRPVTQCCSRGSRISVYDNVPGSHLYASTGDLIDLEKEDLFPHLDDILLHVNGLQQIVDHWSKNVLPGGEGQVQVDGEKEDTEGLQSSSQITLDFEGNSVTGSQTTPSEGDRDKVSLADTESTRLRERRDSGVGASLTRPNRLRWPSFQISNRLSHSVASLQITNQSAGQLSLLQKFSLLRLTAIMEKYSMSNKHGWTWSVPKFMKRMKVPDYKDKNVFGVPLIVHVQRSGQPLPLGVQQALRYLRSQCLDQVGLFRKSGVKSRIQTLRQMNESSPDNVNYEDQSAYDVADMVKQFFRDLPEPLLTSKLGETFLHIYQYVPKDQRLQAVQAAIMLMSDENREVLQTLLCFLSDVTSSVEENQMTPTNIAVCLAPSLFHLNILKKDNLSPRAMQKKYATGRPDQKDLNENLAATQGLAHMIIECNRLFEIPHEMVTQSRNSYVEADLHAPTIDELCKQLEDDDGTYQTHMEGRLQNLLKEAREKSKYWVSCSSSDNTELYYKKVGDGNPLRRWRVSVEVEAPPSVVLNRVLRERHLWDMDLLQWKVCETLDKQTEVFQYVLSRMPPHPSRDFVVLRSWRTDLPKGACSLVSVSVEYEDCSLIGGVRAIVLESGYLLEPCGSGKSRLTHICRVDLKGRTPDWYNKASGHLCAAEAARIRNSFQPLIADGPETKI; encoded by the exons gcGACTCAACACTTTGAACAAGTGTGCTTCTATGAAACTCGATGTGAATCTTCCAAAGAAGAAG AGTGAAGACTCTGATGAAGAAGACCTGTTTGCTATCAGTGATAAATGGACCTTTGAGTGGAGCAGCCGGCGCTGGTCCAGGTTACAGGACATTGACTGTCTGCTAGGAAACCACGGAGAGAGTCACACCTCCAGGGACGGGGTGCCTCTGAGAACAACCACCAGCAGTGAGAGTGTCCTGACGGACCTCAGTGAGCCGGAGGTCTCTTCTTTGCACAGTGAAAGCAGCGGGGGCAGCGGCCACCGGGGCCTCAGCACGGAGGACTCCGACTGCTCTAACCGCACCTGCTCAGATTCTGCAGCAATGCCAGACTCTACTTCTCTCACAATGCCTCACATCCCCAAAGAATTTGTTCACTATGGCTCACTATCTGATAAACATGGCAAGTTAAGCCGCACCCGTGCCAAAGACTTCCTGAAGCGCATGGAGACACTGAGCTCCAAAGGAACACTGGGAAGGAGCCGTAAGGCACTGGTCATCAGTGctcctgtgctgcagcaggaggcCCAGGCAATGAAGACGCTGCGATGTGTCGAGATCATAAATGGAGATGCTGGGACTCCAGAACCACCGTCCAACAAAGTTCTGCCCTCCCAGTCTAGTAGTGAAGGTAGCAGTCATTCTAGTGGCAGCACAGTCAGCACGCCAAGCCTGAAAGAGCGTAAGCCTCACCGAGCCGACCACAAGCGCAGTGGCATGTATTTGGAGGACATAGACATCTTCTCAGGCACCCAGGTGAATAAAGTTGCAGAACAAAACCGTAAAAATGAATTCTGCTCCTATGAAGACCTGGTGGTCCACATTCCCAAAGACCACAAACCTGGCACCTTCCCAAAAGCACTGTCTATAGAGAGTCTTTCCCCAACCAATGGGGCGCCTATTAATTGGCACACAGGCAGCATACACTTGGACTCCTCACCAATTTCACACAGAAAGGATAGCAGGCCTGTCACCCAGTGTTGCTCCAGAGGCAGCCGCATCAGTGTGTATGATAATGTTCCTGGCTCACATCTCTATGCCAGCACCGGGGACCTGATAGACCTGGAGAAAGAGGACCTGTTCCCTCACCTGGACGATATCTTGCTGCATGTCAACGGACTACAGCAGATAGTGGACCACTGGTCAAAAAATGTGTTACCTGGAGGAGAAGGGCAGGTGCAGGTGGACGGCGAGAAGGAAGACACGGAAGGCCTCCAGTCCTCTAGTCAGATAACATTGGACTTTGAGGGCAATTCTGTCACAGGAAGCCAGACAACACCCAGCGAGGGGGACAGAGACAAAGTGTCACTTGCTGACACAGAATCTACGAGGCTCAGGGAAAGAAGGGACTCGGGAGTAGGTGCATCACTCACAAGACCTAATAG GTTAAGATGGCCCAGCTTTCAGATATCTAATCGTCTAAGTCACTCAGTGGCATCTCTGCAGATTACAAACCAGTCAGCGGGCCAGCTCAGTCTATTACAGAAGTTTTCTCTATTACGTCTCACTGCTATCATGGAGAAATACTCCATGTCTAACAAGCATGGATGGACATG GTCTGTGCCGAAGTTTATGAAGAGAATGAAGGTTCCAGACTATAAAGATAAGAATGTGTTCGGGGTGCCTCTCATCGTTCACGTGCAGCGTTCAGGACAGCCATTGCCCCTTGGTGTACAGCAGGCCCTGAGGTACCTGAGGAGCCAGTGTCTGGACCAG GTGGGTCTCTTTCGTAAGTCAGGGGTGAAGTCTCGAATTCAAACACTCAGGCAGATGAATGAAAGTTCTCCGGACAACGTGAACTACGAGGACCAGTCTGCCTATGATGTCGCTGACATGGTGAAGCAGTTCTTTAGGGATTTACCTGAGCCCCTGCTCACCAGCAAGCTGGGAGAGACCTTCCTCCATATCTACCAAT ATGTGCCGAAGGACCAAAGGTTGCAAGCTGTCCAGGCAGCCATCATGCTGATGTCGGATGAAAACAGAGAGGTGCTGCAGACTCTGCTCTGTTTCCTCAGTGATGTGACTTCCTCTGTGGAGGAGAACCAGATGACCCCCACTAACATAGCTGTGTGCCTGGCCCCTTCCCTCTTCCATCTCAATATACTGAAGAAAGACAATCTGTCACCAAG GGCCATGCAGAAAAAGTATGCCACTGGAAGACCAGACCAGAAGGACCTGAATGAGAACCTAGCAGCAACACAGGGCCTTGCTCATATGATCATAGAGTGCAATCGTCTCTTTGAG ATCCCTCATGAGATGGTTACTCAGTCGCGTAATTCGTACGTGGAGGCTGACTTGCACGCACCAACAATTGACGAGCTGTGCAAGCAGCTGGAAGATGATGATGGAACGTACCAAACACACATGGAGGGGAGACTTCAGAACCTGCTCAAAGAGGCCCGGGAAAAGTCCAAATACTGGGTGTCATGCAGCAGCTCTGATAACACAGAACTCTACTATAAGAAG GTGGGAGATGGGAACCCTTTGAGACGTTGGAGAGTGTCTGTGGAAGTGGAAGCGCCACCATCTGTAGTGTTGAATCGGGTGCTGCGAGAGCGCCACCTGTGGGATATGGACCTGCTCCAGTGGAAAGTGTGTGAAACACTGGACAAGCAGACAGAGGTCTTTCAGTATGTTCTTAGTCGTATGCCCCCTCATCCCAGCCGGGATTTTGTAGTTCTCAG GTCATGGAGGACAGACCTGCCCAAAGGTGCTTGTTCCCTGGTTTCTGTGTCTGTAGAGTATGAGGACTGTTCTCTTATTGGAGGGGTACGAGCTATAGTATTGGAGTCTGGCTACTTGCTGGAGCCCTGTGGCTCAGGAAAGTCCAGACTAACTCACATCTGCAGAGTGGACTTGAA GGGAAGGACTCCAGATTGGTACAACAAAGCCTCTGGCCACCTTTGTGCTGCAGAAGCTGCTCGGATCCGTAACTCCTTTCAGCCACTAATCGCAGACGGCCCAGAGACCAAAatctaa
- the stard13b gene encoding stAR-related lipid transfer protein 13 isoform X5, which produces MTHTGCMMKISQIEAKEACDWLRAAGFPQYAQLFEDSQFPIDITPVKRDHDFLDKDLVEPLCRRLNTLNKCASMKLDVNLPKKKSEDSDEEDLFAISDKWTFEWSSRRWSRLQDIDCLLGNHGESHTSRDGVPLRTTTSSESVLTDLSEPEVSSLHSESSGGSGHRGLSTEDSDCSNRTCSDSAAMPDSTSLTMPHIPKEFVHYGSLSDKHGKLSRTRAKDFLKRMETLSSKGTLGRSRKALVISAPVLQQEAQAMKTLRCVEIINGDAGTPEPPSNKVLPSQSSSEGSSHSSGSTVSTPSLKERKPHRADHKRSGMYLEDIDIFSGTQVNKVAEQNRKNEFCSYEDLVVHIPKDHKPGTFPKALSIESLSPTNGAPINWHTGSIHLDSSPISHRKDSRPVTQCCSRGSRISVYDNVPGSHLYASTGDLIDLEKEDLFPHLDDILLHVNGLQQIVDHWSKNVLPGGEGQVQVDGEKEDTEGLQSSSQITLDFEGNSVTGSQTTPSEGDRDKVSLADTESTRLRERRDSGVGASLTRPNRLRWPSFQISNRLSHSVASLQITNQSAGQLSLLQKFSLLRLTAIMEKYSMSNKHGWTWSVPKFMKRMKVPDYKDKNVFGVPLIVHVQRSGQPLPLGVQQALRYLRSQCLDQVGLFRKSGVKSRIQTLRQMNESSPDNVNYEDQSAYDVADMVKQFFRDLPEPLLTSKLGETFLHIYQYVPKDQRLQAVQAAIMLMSDENREVLQTLLCFLSDVTSSVEENQMTPTNIAVCLAPSLFHLNILKKDNLSPRAMQKKYATGRPDQKDLNENLAATQGLAHMIIECNRLFEIPHEMVTQSRNSYVEADLHAPTIDELCKQLEDDDGTYQTHMEGRLQNLLKEAREKSKYWVSCSSSDNTELYYKKVGDGNPLRRWRVSVEVEAPPSVVLNRVLRERHLWDMDLLQWKVCETLDKQTEVFQYVLSRMPPHPSRDFVVLRSWRTDLPKGACSLVSVSVEYEDCSLIGGVRAIVLESGYLLEPCGSGKSRLTHICRVDLKGRTPDWYNKASGHLCAAEAARIRNSFQPLIADGPETKI; this is translated from the exons gcGACTCAACACTTTGAACAAGTGTGCTTCTATGAAACTCGATGTGAATCTTCCAAAGAAGAAG AGTGAAGACTCTGATGAAGAAGACCTGTTTGCTATCAGTGATAAATGGACCTTTGAGTGGAGCAGCCGGCGCTGGTCCAGGTTACAGGACATTGACTGTCTGCTAGGAAACCACGGAGAGAGTCACACCTCCAGGGACGGGGTGCCTCTGAGAACAACCACCAGCAGTGAGAGTGTCCTGACGGACCTCAGTGAGCCGGAGGTCTCTTCTTTGCACAGTGAAAGCAGCGGGGGCAGCGGCCACCGGGGCCTCAGCACGGAGGACTCCGACTGCTCTAACCGCACCTGCTCAGATTCTGCAGCAATGCCAGACTCTACTTCTCTCACAATGCCTCACATCCCCAAAGAATTTGTTCACTATGGCTCACTATCTGATAAACATGGCAAGTTAAGCCGCACCCGTGCCAAAGACTTCCTGAAGCGCATGGAGACACTGAGCTCCAAAGGAACACTGGGAAGGAGCCGTAAGGCACTGGTCATCAGTGctcctgtgctgcagcaggaggcCCAGGCAATGAAGACGCTGCGATGTGTCGAGATCATAAATGGAGATGCTGGGACTCCAGAACCACCGTCCAACAAAGTTCTGCCCTCCCAGTCTAGTAGTGAAGGTAGCAGTCATTCTAGTGGCAGCACAGTCAGCACGCCAAGCCTGAAAGAGCGTAAGCCTCACCGAGCCGACCACAAGCGCAGTGGCATGTATTTGGAGGACATAGACATCTTCTCAGGCACCCAGGTGAATAAAGTTGCAGAACAAAACCGTAAAAATGAATTCTGCTCCTATGAAGACCTGGTGGTCCACATTCCCAAAGACCACAAACCTGGCACCTTCCCAAAAGCACTGTCTATAGAGAGTCTTTCCCCAACCAATGGGGCGCCTATTAATTGGCACACAGGCAGCATACACTTGGACTCCTCACCAATTTCACACAGAAAGGATAGCAGGCCTGTCACCCAGTGTTGCTCCAGAGGCAGCCGCATCAGTGTGTATGATAATGTTCCTGGCTCACATCTCTATGCCAGCACCGGGGACCTGATAGACCTGGAGAAAGAGGACCTGTTCCCTCACCTGGACGATATCTTGCTGCATGTCAACGGACTACAGCAGATAGTGGACCACTGGTCAAAAAATGTGTTACCTGGAGGAGAAGGGCAGGTGCAGGTGGACGGCGAGAAGGAAGACACGGAAGGCCTCCAGTCCTCTAGTCAGATAACATTGGACTTTGAGGGCAATTCTGTCACAGGAAGCCAGACAACACCCAGCGAGGGGGACAGAGACAAAGTGTCACTTGCTGACACAGAATCTACGAGGCTCAGGGAAAGAAGGGACTCGGGAGTAGGTGCATCACTCACAAGACCTAATAG GTTAAGATGGCCCAGCTTTCAGATATCTAATCGTCTAAGTCACTCAGTGGCATCTCTGCAGATTACAAACCAGTCAGCGGGCCAGCTCAGTCTATTACAGAAGTTTTCTCTATTACGTCTCACTGCTATCATGGAGAAATACTCCATGTCTAACAAGCATGGATGGACATG GTCTGTGCCGAAGTTTATGAAGAGAATGAAGGTTCCAGACTATAAAGATAAGAATGTGTTCGGGGTGCCTCTCATCGTTCACGTGCAGCGTTCAGGACAGCCATTGCCCCTTGGTGTACAGCAGGCCCTGAGGTACCTGAGGAGCCAGTGTCTGGACCAG GTGGGTCTCTTTCGTAAGTCAGGGGTGAAGTCTCGAATTCAAACACTCAGGCAGATGAATGAAAGTTCTCCGGACAACGTGAACTACGAGGACCAGTCTGCCTATGATGTCGCTGACATGGTGAAGCAGTTCTTTAGGGATTTACCTGAGCCCCTGCTCACCAGCAAGCTGGGAGAGACCTTCCTCCATATCTACCAAT ATGTGCCGAAGGACCAAAGGTTGCAAGCTGTCCAGGCAGCCATCATGCTGATGTCGGATGAAAACAGAGAGGTGCTGCAGACTCTGCTCTGTTTCCTCAGTGATGTGACTTCCTCTGTGGAGGAGAACCAGATGACCCCCACTAACATAGCTGTGTGCCTGGCCCCTTCCCTCTTCCATCTCAATATACTGAAGAAAGACAATCTGTCACCAAG GGCCATGCAGAAAAAGTATGCCACTGGAAGACCAGACCAGAAGGACCTGAATGAGAACCTAGCAGCAACACAGGGCCTTGCTCATATGATCATAGAGTGCAATCGTCTCTTTGAG ATCCCTCATGAGATGGTTACTCAGTCGCGTAATTCGTACGTGGAGGCTGACTTGCACGCACCAACAATTGACGAGCTGTGCAAGCAGCTGGAAGATGATGATGGAACGTACCAAACACACATGGAGGGGAGACTTCAGAACCTGCTCAAAGAGGCCCGGGAAAAGTCCAAATACTGGGTGTCATGCAGCAGCTCTGATAACACAGAACTCTACTATAAGAAG GTGGGAGATGGGAACCCTTTGAGACGTTGGAGAGTGTCTGTGGAAGTGGAAGCGCCACCATCTGTAGTGTTGAATCGGGTGCTGCGAGAGCGCCACCTGTGGGATATGGACCTGCTCCAGTGGAAAGTGTGTGAAACACTGGACAAGCAGACAGAGGTCTTTCAGTATGTTCTTAGTCGTATGCCCCCTCATCCCAGCCGGGATTTTGTAGTTCTCAG GTCATGGAGGACAGACCTGCCCAAAGGTGCTTGTTCCCTGGTTTCTGTGTCTGTAGAGTATGAGGACTGTTCTCTTATTGGAGGGGTACGAGCTATAGTATTGGAGTCTGGCTACTTGCTGGAGCCCTGTGGCTCAGGAAAGTCCAGACTAACTCACATCTGCAGAGTGGACTTGAA GGGAAGGACTCCAGATTGGTACAACAAAGCCTCTGGCCACCTTTGTGCTGCAGAAGCTGCTCGGATCCGTAACTCCTTTCAGCCACTAATCGCAGACGGCCCAGAGACCAAAatctaa
- the stard13b gene encoding stAR-related lipid transfer protein 13 isoform X4 — protein sequence MTSKRNSAKLKLRRSFSEQLRSSTSKAWDLLWKNVRERRLAEIEAKEACDWLRAAGFPQYAQLFEDSQFPIDITPVKRDHDFLDKDLVEPLCRRLNTLNKCASMKLDVNLPKKKSEDSDEEDLFAISDKWTFEWSSRRWSRLQDIDCLLGNHGESHTSRDGVPLRTTTSSESVLTDLSEPEVSSLHSESSGGSGHRGLSTEDSDCSNRTCSDSAAMPDSTSLTMPHIPKEFVHYGSLSDKHGKLSRTRAKDFLKRMETLSSKGTLGRSRKALVISAPVLQQEAQAMKTLRCVEIINGDAGTPEPPSNKVLPSQSSSEGSSHSSGSTVSTPSLKERKPHRADHKRSGMYLEDIDIFSGTQVNKVAEQNRKNEFCSYEDLVVHIPKDHKPGTFPKALSIESLSPTNGAPINWHTGSIHLDSSPISHRKDSRPVTQCCSRGSRISVYDNVPGSHLYASTGDLIDLEKEDLFPHLDDILLHVNGLQQIVDHWSKNVLPGGEGQVQVDGEKEDTEGLQSSSQITLDFEGNSVTGSQTTPSEGDRDKVSLADTESTRLRERRDSGVGASLTRPNRLRWPSFQISNRLSHSVASLQITNQSAGQLSLLQKFSLLRLTAIMEKYSMSNKHGWTWSVPKFMKRMKVPDYKDKNVFGVPLIVHVQRSGQPLPLGVQQALRYLRSQCLDQVGLFRKSGVKSRIQTLRQMNESSPDNVNYEDQSAYDVADMVKQFFRDLPEPLLTSKLGETFLHIYQYVPKDQRLQAVQAAIMLMSDENREVLQTLLCFLSDVTSSVEENQMTPTNIAVCLAPSLFHLNILKKDNLSPRAMQKKYATGRPDQKDLNENLAATQGLAHMIIECNRLFEIPHEMVTQSRNSYVEADLHAPTIDELCKQLEDDDGTYQTHMEGRLQNLLKEAREKSKYWVSCSSSDNTELYYKKVGDGNPLRRWRVSVEVEAPPSVVLNRVLRERHLWDMDLLQWKVCETLDKQTEVFQYVLSRMPPHPSRDFVVLRSWRTDLPKGACSLVSVSVEYEDCSLIGGVRAIVLESGYLLEPCGSGKSRLTHICRVDLKGRTPDWYNKASGHLCAAEAARIRNSFQPLIADGPETKI from the exons gcGACTCAACACTTTGAACAAGTGTGCTTCTATGAAACTCGATGTGAATCTTCCAAAGAAGAAG AGTGAAGACTCTGATGAAGAAGACCTGTTTGCTATCAGTGATAAATGGACCTTTGAGTGGAGCAGCCGGCGCTGGTCCAGGTTACAGGACATTGACTGTCTGCTAGGAAACCACGGAGAGAGTCACACCTCCAGGGACGGGGTGCCTCTGAGAACAACCACCAGCAGTGAGAGTGTCCTGACGGACCTCAGTGAGCCGGAGGTCTCTTCTTTGCACAGTGAAAGCAGCGGGGGCAGCGGCCACCGGGGCCTCAGCACGGAGGACTCCGACTGCTCTAACCGCACCTGCTCAGATTCTGCAGCAATGCCAGACTCTACTTCTCTCACAATGCCTCACATCCCCAAAGAATTTGTTCACTATGGCTCACTATCTGATAAACATGGCAAGTTAAGCCGCACCCGTGCCAAAGACTTCCTGAAGCGCATGGAGACACTGAGCTCCAAAGGAACACTGGGAAGGAGCCGTAAGGCACTGGTCATCAGTGctcctgtgctgcagcaggaggcCCAGGCAATGAAGACGCTGCGATGTGTCGAGATCATAAATGGAGATGCTGGGACTCCAGAACCACCGTCCAACAAAGTTCTGCCCTCCCAGTCTAGTAGTGAAGGTAGCAGTCATTCTAGTGGCAGCACAGTCAGCACGCCAAGCCTGAAAGAGCGTAAGCCTCACCGAGCCGACCACAAGCGCAGTGGCATGTATTTGGAGGACATAGACATCTTCTCAGGCACCCAGGTGAATAAAGTTGCAGAACAAAACCGTAAAAATGAATTCTGCTCCTATGAAGACCTGGTGGTCCACATTCCCAAAGACCACAAACCTGGCACCTTCCCAAAAGCACTGTCTATAGAGAGTCTTTCCCCAACCAATGGGGCGCCTATTAATTGGCACACAGGCAGCATACACTTGGACTCCTCACCAATTTCACACAGAAAGGATAGCAGGCCTGTCACCCAGTGTTGCTCCAGAGGCAGCCGCATCAGTGTGTATGATAATGTTCCTGGCTCACATCTCTATGCCAGCACCGGGGACCTGATAGACCTGGAGAAAGAGGACCTGTTCCCTCACCTGGACGATATCTTGCTGCATGTCAACGGACTACAGCAGATAGTGGACCACTGGTCAAAAAATGTGTTACCTGGAGGAGAAGGGCAGGTGCAGGTGGACGGCGAGAAGGAAGACACGGAAGGCCTCCAGTCCTCTAGTCAGATAACATTGGACTTTGAGGGCAATTCTGTCACAGGAAGCCAGACAACACCCAGCGAGGGGGACAGAGACAAAGTGTCACTTGCTGACACAGAATCTACGAGGCTCAGGGAAAGAAGGGACTCGGGAGTAGGTGCATCACTCACAAGACCTAATAG GTTAAGATGGCCCAGCTTTCAGATATCTAATCGTCTAAGTCACTCAGTGGCATCTCTGCAGATTACAAACCAGTCAGCGGGCCAGCTCAGTCTATTACAGAAGTTTTCTCTATTACGTCTCACTGCTATCATGGAGAAATACTCCATGTCTAACAAGCATGGATGGACATG GTCTGTGCCGAAGTTTATGAAGAGAATGAAGGTTCCAGACTATAAAGATAAGAATGTGTTCGGGGTGCCTCTCATCGTTCACGTGCAGCGTTCAGGACAGCCATTGCCCCTTGGTGTACAGCAGGCCCTGAGGTACCTGAGGAGCCAGTGTCTGGACCAG GTGGGTCTCTTTCGTAAGTCAGGGGTGAAGTCTCGAATTCAAACACTCAGGCAGATGAATGAAAGTTCTCCGGACAACGTGAACTACGAGGACCAGTCTGCCTATGATGTCGCTGACATGGTGAAGCAGTTCTTTAGGGATTTACCTGAGCCCCTGCTCACCAGCAAGCTGGGAGAGACCTTCCTCCATATCTACCAAT ATGTGCCGAAGGACCAAAGGTTGCAAGCTGTCCAGGCAGCCATCATGCTGATGTCGGATGAAAACAGAGAGGTGCTGCAGACTCTGCTCTGTTTCCTCAGTGATGTGACTTCCTCTGTGGAGGAGAACCAGATGACCCCCACTAACATAGCTGTGTGCCTGGCCCCTTCCCTCTTCCATCTCAATATACTGAAGAAAGACAATCTGTCACCAAG GGCCATGCAGAAAAAGTATGCCACTGGAAGACCAGACCAGAAGGACCTGAATGAGAACCTAGCAGCAACACAGGGCCTTGCTCATATGATCATAGAGTGCAATCGTCTCTTTGAG ATCCCTCATGAGATGGTTACTCAGTCGCGTAATTCGTACGTGGAGGCTGACTTGCACGCACCAACAATTGACGAGCTGTGCAAGCAGCTGGAAGATGATGATGGAACGTACCAAACACACATGGAGGGGAGACTTCAGAACCTGCTCAAAGAGGCCCGGGAAAAGTCCAAATACTGGGTGTCATGCAGCAGCTCTGATAACACAGAACTCTACTATAAGAAG GTGGGAGATGGGAACCCTTTGAGACGTTGGAGAGTGTCTGTGGAAGTGGAAGCGCCACCATCTGTAGTGTTGAATCGGGTGCTGCGAGAGCGCCACCTGTGGGATATGGACCTGCTCCAGTGGAAAGTGTGTGAAACACTGGACAAGCAGACAGAGGTCTTTCAGTATGTTCTTAGTCGTATGCCCCCTCATCCCAGCCGGGATTTTGTAGTTCTCAG GTCATGGAGGACAGACCTGCCCAAAGGTGCTTGTTCCCTGGTTTCTGTGTCTGTAGAGTATGAGGACTGTTCTCTTATTGGAGGGGTACGAGCTATAGTATTGGAGTCTGGCTACTTGCTGGAGCCCTGTGGCTCAGGAAAGTCCAGACTAACTCACATCTGCAGAGTGGACTTGAA GGGAAGGACTCCAGATTGGTACAACAAAGCCTCTGGCCACCTTTGTGCTGCAGAAGCTGCTCGGATCCGTAACTCCTTTCAGCCACTAATCGCAGACGGCCCAGAGACCAAAatctaa